One Mycobacterium sp. SMC-4 DNA window includes the following coding sequences:
- a CDS encoding GAF domain-containing protein has protein sequence MQGQRVPEPAVAVGEDPRSYARLMSAVYDATMAGGRAPARPRQVIEDSWHRLMASGIDPDEMPAPVVEAAGLDSLRGASGLHEVLDEIARGLESLVAEGENILVVADAQGRVLWRSGSNNVLGHADRLGFVEGANWAENAVGTNAIGTALASKRAVQVFSAEHFLRSHHPWTCAGAPIRDPRTGQVIGVVDVSGPAATVHPTTVALVDAVARLAESHLREQHDRTLNRLRTVAAPILARIGAPALAVDADGWVAAVDAMPPHNRILLPADIAPGRIRFSTLGPCDVEPLPGGWLVRLTEADSAAQLTSVVLDLRNPDQPLLQTVGQFAAWRHDISLRHAEILLALARSPRGRTAPELADDLYGDRSRVVTVRAEMSRLRKQFAGLFVAQPYRFTSSVELDVIYPDEMSRLLPSSSAPAVRAARREPPPNTADSRRFS, from the coding sequence ATGCAAGGACAGCGTGTGCCTGAGCCCGCCGTGGCCGTCGGCGAGGACCCGCGCAGCTACGCGCGGCTGATGTCGGCGGTATACGACGCCACCATGGCAGGTGGTCGCGCACCGGCCCGGCCGCGCCAGGTGATCGAGGATTCCTGGCACCGGCTGATGGCCAGTGGCATCGACCCCGACGAGATGCCGGCACCGGTGGTCGAAGCGGCGGGACTGGACAGCCTACGCGGCGCTTCCGGCCTGCACGAGGTGCTCGACGAGATCGCGCGGGGTTTGGAATCTCTTGTCGCAGAGGGCGAGAACATTCTTGTGGTCGCCGATGCGCAGGGCCGCGTGCTGTGGCGGTCCGGGTCCAACAACGTCCTCGGCCACGCCGACCGGCTCGGGTTTGTCGAGGGGGCGAACTGGGCGGAGAACGCCGTCGGCACCAACGCGATCGGCACCGCGCTGGCATCCAAGCGGGCTGTCCAGGTGTTCTCCGCCGAACACTTCCTGCGCAGCCACCACCCATGGACCTGTGCCGGGGCACCGATAAGAGACCCCCGGACCGGGCAGGTCATCGGCGTCGTCGACGTTTCGGGGCCGGCGGCGACCGTGCATCCGACCACCGTCGCGCTCGTCGACGCGGTGGCCCGACTGGCCGAGTCTCATCTGCGCGAACAACACGACCGCACGCTGAACCGACTGCGCACGGTCGCGGCCCCGATTCTGGCGCGCATCGGTGCGCCGGCGCTGGCCGTGGACGCCGACGGATGGGTGGCCGCGGTCGACGCGATGCCGCCGCACAACCGGATCCTGCTGCCGGCCGACATCGCGCCCGGGCGCATCCGGTTCTCGACGTTGGGACCGTGCGATGTCGAACCGCTACCCGGCGGCTGGCTGGTGCGCTTGACCGAGGCCGACAGCGCCGCACAGCTCACCTCGGTGGTCCTGGATCTGCGCAACCCCGACCAGCCGCTGTTGCAGACGGTGGGTCAGTTCGCGGCATGGCGCCACGACATCTCGCTGCGCCACGCCGAGATCCTGCTCGCGCTGGCGAGGTCTCCGCGCGGCCGCACCGCACCGGAGCTGGCCGACGATCTGTACGGCGACCGGTCGCGCGTGGTGACCGTACGCGCCGAGATGTCACGGTTGCGCAAGCAGTTCGCCGGACTGTTCGTCGCGCAGCCGTATCGCTTCACCTCGTCGGTCGAACTCGACGTGATCTACCCCGACGAGATGTCTCGACTGTTACCGTCCTCATCCGCTCCGGCGGTGCGGGCGGCGCGCCGAGAACCGCCACCCAACACCGCTGACTCACGGAGGTTTTCATGA
- the adh gene encoding aldehyde dehydrogenase — translation MTVYARPGSEGSLMSFRDRYDNFIGGQWVAPAGGRYFENATPVTGQPFCEIARSDATDIEKALDAAHAAAPAWGKTTAAQRAVILNTIADRIEANLESIALAESWDNGKPIRETLNADIPLAVDHFRYFAAAIRAQEGSISEIDTDTVAYHFQEPLGVVGQIIPWNFPILMATWKLAPALAAGNAVVLKPAEQTPASILYLMELIGDLLPAGVLNVVNGFGVEAGKPLASSNRIAKIAFTGETSTGRLIMGYAAQNLIPVTLELGGKSPNIFFNDVLAAPDDYQDKALEGFTMFALNQGEVCTCPSRSLIQDDIYDEFLALAAIRTKAVRQGDPLDTDTMIGAQASTEQLDKILSYIEIGKNEGAKVLTGGQRAQLGGDLNGGYYVTPTIFTGNNKMRVFQEEIFGPVVAVTSFRDYDEAINIANDTLYGLGAGVWSRDANTAYRAGRDIKAGRVWTNCYHQYPAHAAFGGYKQSGVGRENHKMMLDHYQQTKNLLVSYSNKAQGFF, via the coding sequence ATGACTGTGTATGCCCGTCCCGGTTCCGAGGGTTCGTTGATGTCGTTTCGGGATCGGTATGACAATTTCATCGGTGGTCAGTGGGTGGCGCCGGCGGGGGGCCGTTATTTCGAGAATGCCACCCCGGTCACCGGGCAACCGTTCTGCGAGATCGCCCGCTCCGATGCCACCGATATCGAGAAGGCGCTCGACGCTGCGCACGCCGCCGCGCCCGCGTGGGGCAAGACCACTGCCGCCCAGCGCGCGGTCATCCTGAACACGATCGCCGACCGGATCGAGGCCAACCTGGAATCGATCGCGCTGGCCGAGTCCTGGGACAACGGCAAACCGATCCGCGAAACACTGAACGCCGACATCCCGCTGGCGGTCGATCATTTCCGCTACTTCGCCGCCGCGATCCGCGCCCAAGAAGGCTCGATCAGCGAAATCGACACCGACACCGTGGCCTACCACTTCCAAGAACCCCTCGGCGTGGTCGGCCAGATCATCCCGTGGAACTTCCCCATCCTGATGGCCACCTGGAAACTGGCCCCGGCCCTGGCCGCGGGCAACGCCGTGGTCCTCAAACCCGCCGAACAAACCCCCGCCTCGATCCTCTACCTGATGGAACTGATCGGCGACCTGCTGCCCGCCGGGGTGCTCAACGTGGTCAACGGATTCGGCGTCGAAGCCGGAAAACCCCTGGCATCCAGTAACCGGATCGCCAAGATCGCCTTCACCGGGGAAACCTCCACCGGCCGGCTGATCATGGGCTACGCCGCCCAGAACCTGATCCCGGTCACCCTGGAACTGGGCGGCAAAAGCCCCAACATCTTCTTCAACGACGTGCTCGCCGCCCCCGACGACTACCAGGACAAAGCCCTGGAAGGCTTCACCATGTTCGCCCTCAACCAAGGCGAGGTCTGCACCTGCCCGTCACGGTCACTGATCCAGGACGACATCTACGACGAGTTCCTGGCCCTGGCCGCGATCCGCACCAAAGCCGTGCGCCAAGGCGACCCGCTCGACACCGACACCATGATCGGCGCCCAAGCCTCCACCGAGCAGCTGGACAAAATCCTGTCCTACATCGAGATCGGCAAAAACGAAGGCGCCAAAGTCCTCACCGGCGGGCAACGCGCCCAACTCGGCGGCGATCTCAACGGCGGCTACTACGTCACGCCCACCATCTTCACCGGCAACAACAAGATGCGGGTGTTCCAAGAAGAAATCTTCGGCCCCGTCGTGGCCGTCACGTCGTTCCGTGATTACGACGAGGCCATCAACATCGCCAACGACACCCTCTACGGCCTCGGCGCCGGAGTATGGAGCCGCGACGCCAACACCGCCTACCGCGCCGGACGCGACATCAAAGCCGGCCGCGTCTGGACCAACTGCTACCACCAATACCCCGCCCACGCCGCCTTCGGCGGCTACAAACAATCCGGCGTCGGCCGCGAAAACCACAAAATGATGCTCGACCACTACCAACAAACCAAAAACCTCTTGGTCAGCTACAGCAACAAAGCCCAAGGCTTCTTCTGA
- a CDS encoding YidH family protein yields MSAGEQEPDYRFTLANERTFLAWIRTALALIAGGIAVVQFVPSFGIPGIRHGLSLVLTAGGGVLAALAVRRWQRVQAAMRRDEDLPRTHIPALLGIAIFAVTLAVLVVLILWPPSGS; encoded by the coding sequence ATGAGTGCCGGCGAGCAGGAACCGGACTACCGGTTCACCCTGGCCAACGAGCGCACGTTTCTGGCCTGGATCCGGACGGCCCTGGCCCTGATCGCCGGCGGTATCGCCGTCGTCCAATTCGTGCCGTCGTTCGGGATCCCCGGGATTCGACACGGACTCAGCCTGGTGCTGACAGCGGGTGGGGGTGTGCTCGCGGCGCTGGCCGTGCGACGTTGGCAGCGCGTGCAAGCCGCGATGCGCCGGGACGAGGACCTGCCCCGCACTCACATCCCGGCACTTCTCGGCATCGCCATCTTCGCGGTGACCCTGGCGGTGCTGGTGGTGTTGATCCTCTGGCCGCCGTCCGGGAGCTGA
- a CDS encoding SCO6745 family protein, with the protein MTETDMHAATARAGAAIEEAVSVFMLHPETFGGSVAAGYENPLAGYVAGRGGVLGETTGTAVSAVFAVFEPTGLSAMWSEGIAVRGASGAAQVYWDQTAEFGRKYLSNADGLERLAALGEKVIEATPISGLPLFAGWREMPLAEDAPARALQVMFVLRELRAGVHFGALALSGIAPIEAHMLNKGPQYAAMFGWTEPFADGADKKDRYDEVEQMTNRRMTEILAAALEPAEIEELAELSTAALASLRANLSA; encoded by the coding sequence ATGACCGAGACGGACATGCACGCAGCGACGGCGCGGGCCGGCGCGGCCATCGAGGAAGCCGTTTCGGTGTTCATGCTGCATCCCGAGACTTTTGGCGGCAGTGTCGCGGCCGGGTACGAGAATCCGCTGGCCGGCTATGTCGCCGGCCGTGGTGGTGTCCTGGGCGAGACCACCGGTACCGCTGTCTCGGCGGTCTTCGCTGTCTTCGAGCCGACCGGACTGTCCGCGATGTGGAGTGAAGGTATCGCGGTGCGCGGTGCCTCGGGTGCGGCCCAGGTGTACTGGGACCAGACCGCCGAGTTCGGGCGTAAGTACCTGAGCAACGCCGATGGACTCGAACGTCTTGCCGCACTGGGGGAGAAGGTCATCGAAGCGACACCGATCTCAGGGCTACCGCTGTTCGCCGGGTGGCGGGAGATGCCGCTGGCCGAGGATGCACCGGCGCGGGCGCTGCAGGTGATGTTCGTGTTACGCGAGTTGCGCGCCGGTGTCCACTTCGGCGCGCTCGCCCTCTCGGGTATCGCCCCGATCGAGGCGCACATGCTCAACAAGGGACCGCAGTACGCGGCGATGTTCGGCTGGACCGAGCCGTTCGCCGACGGCGCGGACAAGAAGGACCGCTACGACGAGGTCGAGCAGATGACAAACCGCCGGATGACCGAGATTCTCGCCGCCGCGCTCGAACCTGCCGAAATCGAGGAGCTGGCCGAACTCAGCACCGCTGCGCTGGCGTCGCTGCGGGCCAATCTGTCGGCCTGA
- a CDS encoding energy-coupling factor ABC transporter permease, translating to MHIEPGIVDGAKIALSYVTAAGVGTYALATAWRHLKDRGVTSMAMGTVATTAMVLVFFEVLPHFPVGVSEVHLILGSTLFLLFGAAPAAFGLALGLLIQGMMLSPFDLPQYGMNVTTLLVPLFALQFVAARTIAPHTRYTALRYRQVFALSATYQAGIVSWVTFWALYGAGFSAETLSSIATFGAAYALVIVAEPLVDLAVLAAAKSAERLGEQGWLEPRLFNPA from the coding sequence ATGCACATCGAACCGGGAATCGTCGACGGCGCGAAAATCGCGCTCAGTTATGTCACCGCGGCCGGTGTCGGTACATACGCGCTGGCCACGGCATGGCGACACCTCAAGGACCGCGGCGTGACCTCGATGGCGATGGGCACCGTGGCCACGACCGCGATGGTCTTGGTGTTCTTCGAGGTGCTCCCGCACTTCCCGGTCGGCGTGTCCGAGGTGCACCTGATACTCGGATCGACTCTGTTCCTGTTGTTCGGCGCAGCTCCGGCCGCATTCGGCCTCGCCCTGGGACTGCTGATCCAGGGAATGATGTTGTCTCCCTTCGACCTCCCGCAGTACGGCATGAATGTCACCACCTTGCTGGTACCGCTGTTCGCGCTGCAGTTCGTGGCCGCCAGGACGATTGCCCCGCACACGCGCTACACCGCGCTGCGCTACCGCCAGGTGTTTGCGCTGTCGGCGACCTATCAGGCCGGGATCGTGTCCTGGGTGACGTTCTGGGCACTCTACGGTGCGGGGTTTAGCGCCGAGACGCTCAGCAGCATTGCGACCTTCGGTGCGGCGTACGCGCTGGTCATCGTCGCTGAGCCGCTGGTCGACCTGGCGGTGTTGGCCGCAGCCAAATCCGCGGAACGCCTCGGCGAACAGGGGTGGCTCGAGCCGCGCCTGTTCAACCCCGCCTGA
- a CDS encoding nitrile hydratase accessory protein, which yields MKLHQTCTTDQAAPSFEHEWQRRAFGLALALSEFGHYPWSDFQQSLIDTIGQWETAPVTQRGDWEYYDHWVTALERVVDHREILTAPLAVDEDDHALHEH from the coding sequence ATGAAGCTGCACCAGACCTGCACGACGGATCAGGCCGCGCCGTCGTTCGAACATGAGTGGCAGCGCCGGGCTTTCGGCTTGGCGTTGGCCTTGTCAGAGTTCGGCCACTACCCGTGGAGTGATTTTCAGCAGAGCCTGATCGACACCATCGGACAGTGGGAAACAGCTCCGGTGACGCAGCGCGGGGACTGGGAGTATTACGACCACTGGGTCACCGCGCTGGAACGCGTCGTCGACCACCGTGAGATTCTCACCGCGCCGTTGGCCGTGGACGAGGACGACCACGCTCTGCACGAGCACTGA
- the nthA gene encoding nitrile hydratase subunit alpha, which translates to MSEQFAYPPDREQSSADRVAALERLLIEKGVITGQTVDKVLAYFESEMTPLNGQKIVVKAWTDQDFAARVVADTPAALAELDLPDGMAGAEGEHLQAVANVPGVHNLVICTLCSCFPWPVLGLPPYWYKDPVFRARAAREPRTVLAEVGVPLPVETEIKVWDSSGHSRWFVIPERPAGTEDFTDEQLMSLVTTESMMGVALAGAPT; encoded by the coding sequence GTGAGCGAGCAATTCGCCTATCCGCCCGACCGCGAGCAGTCCAGCGCCGACCGGGTGGCGGCGCTGGAGCGGCTGCTGATCGAAAAAGGCGTGATCACAGGACAAACCGTGGACAAGGTGTTGGCCTACTTCGAGTCCGAGATGACACCCCTGAACGGTCAGAAGATAGTCGTCAAAGCCTGGACCGACCAGGATTTCGCCGCACGGGTCGTGGCGGATACCCCGGCCGCGCTGGCCGAACTGGACCTTCCCGACGGCATGGCCGGTGCGGAAGGCGAGCACCTGCAGGCCGTCGCAAACGTTCCCGGAGTCCACAATCTGGTCATCTGCACCCTGTGCTCGTGCTTCCCCTGGCCGGTGTTGGGTTTACCGCCCTACTGGTACAAGGATCCGGTATTCCGCGCCCGCGCAGCCCGGGAGCCGCGCACCGTGCTTGCCGAGGTCGGCGTGCCGCTGCCGGTCGAGACGGAGATCAAAGTCTGGGATTCCAGTGGCCACTCGCGGTGGTTCGTCATCCCCGAGCGGCCCGCCGGTACCGAGGACTTCACCGACGAACAACTGATGTCTCTGGTCACCACCGAATCGATGATGGGTGTCGCCCTGGCTGGAGCGCCGACATGA
- the nthB gene encoding nitrile hydratase subunit beta, with amino-acid sequence MKLQHYLGGLEGLPQPLNLEKRVFVEEWEKRIFGIHVAMMGLSNHLGSALPRYPIAEVPTTFRDEWTWASLRTGAEAMNPFDYFKYRYYEKWLGGITSFFVDNGYVSEAEIAALVDERSAQPDADGEPMIDAQVLDYLRRGDSPRRDIAHPKFAVGQQVRITDIPAGAHTRLPGYLRARTGTVTRIFEGDYAYFVHTGDGIGDPMPIYIVEFTPDELWGVRAEPGANLLYAELFEAYLQPVEENP; translated from the coding sequence GTGAAATTGCAGCATTATCTCGGTGGTCTGGAGGGACTTCCGCAGCCGCTGAACCTGGAGAAACGGGTCTTCGTCGAGGAGTGGGAGAAGCGGATCTTCGGCATCCACGTCGCGATGATGGGCTTGAGCAACCATCTCGGGTCGGCGCTGCCCCGCTATCCAATCGCCGAGGTTCCGACGACGTTCCGGGACGAGTGGACGTGGGCCTCACTGCGTACCGGCGCGGAGGCGATGAATCCCTTCGACTACTTCAAGTACCGCTACTACGAGAAATGGCTGGGCGGGATCACCTCCTTCTTCGTCGACAACGGCTACGTGTCCGAGGCGGAGATCGCCGCGCTGGTCGATGAACGCTCAGCCCAGCCAGATGCCGACGGAGAACCGATGATCGACGCGCAGGTGCTCGACTATCTGCGTCGTGGCGACAGCCCCCGTCGAGACATTGCGCATCCCAAGTTCGCCGTGGGACAACAGGTCCGCATCACTGATATCCCAGCCGGTGCCCACACGCGGCTACCTGGCTACCTGCGAGCCCGCACCGGCACGGTCACAAGGATCTTCGAGGGCGACTACGCCTACTTCGTTCACACCGGCGACGGGATCGGGGATCCCATGCCGATCTACATCGTCGAGTTCACCCCGGATGAGCTGTGGGGTGTGCGGGCCGAACCTGGCGCCAACCTGCTCTACGCCGAATTGTTCGAGGCATATCTACAACCCGTGGAGGAGAACCCGTGA
- a CDS encoding DUF1097 domain-containing protein, with protein sequence MDSRSALTLSIGVLGGVAVAFTATVVTVPIWVVFLAWASFFFVGGGPMGWVRSVSSNLVGVLIASASLYAAHLLGGGLTATAVAVGVGSALMVQASWVPLLSTTPAVVVGFASTVSTVAGTGNLVTATSISHPGLVAACACVLGATFGIVSEYSANAMTRTGPTTSSRPDTEGASA encoded by the coding sequence ATGGATTCACGATCTGCGTTGACGCTGAGTATCGGTGTGCTCGGTGGGGTTGCGGTGGCCTTCACCGCGACGGTGGTCACCGTCCCGATCTGGGTGGTGTTCCTGGCCTGGGCGTCGTTCTTCTTCGTCGGCGGCGGACCGATGGGGTGGGTGCGCTCGGTCTCCTCGAACCTGGTGGGCGTGCTGATTGCCTCGGCAAGCCTGTACGCGGCACACCTGCTCGGCGGTGGCCTGACCGCCACGGCGGTCGCCGTCGGCGTGGGCAGCGCATTGATGGTGCAGGCCTCCTGGGTGCCGCTGCTGTCGACGACGCCGGCTGTGGTGGTGGGATTCGCCTCGACGGTCTCCACCGTCGCGGGCACCGGCAACCTGGTCACCGCAACGAGCATCTCGCATCCAGGCTTGGTCGCGGCATGTGCCTGCGTGTTGGGGGCGACATTCGGAATCGTCTCTGAGTATTCGGCCAATGCCATGACCCGAACGGGCCCGACGACGTCGAGCCGTCCCGACACGGAAGGTGCATCCGCGTGA